The Anaerolineae bacterium genome contains a region encoding:
- a CDS encoding ABC transporter ATP-binding protein produces the protein MGTLLEVKNLRTQFFTQDGVVHAVNGISYTLNEGETLAIVGESGCGKSVGVLSLIRLIPQPPGKIVDGEVWFDGRDLLRLSEDELRQVRGNRIAMIFQDPMTSLNPVLTIGQQIGEALQLHLGMSKQQARQRSIELLEMVGIPDAAKRIDDYPHQFSGGMRQRVMIAMGLSCNPQLLIADEPTTALDVTIQAQILDLVKRLKKEIGMAMIWITHDLGVVAGLAERVIVMYAGYIVEEAGVHDLYADPRHPYTLGLLRSIPRLDKGRQAKLQPIEGLPPDLIDPPKGCPFAPRCSYRIDRCWEENPPLETVARGHRVACWVDVRGARN, from the coding sequence ATGGGGACCTTGCTTGAGGTGAAGAATCTGCGCACCCAGTTCTTCACCCAGGATGGTGTGGTTCACGCTGTCAACGGCATTTCCTACACGCTGAACGAAGGAGAGACACTGGCGATTGTAGGGGAAAGCGGGTGTGGGAAGAGCGTAGGGGTGTTGTCCCTGATCCGCCTGATCCCGCAGCCCCCTGGCAAGATCGTGGATGGCGAGGTGTGGTTCGATGGACGTGACTTGCTGAGATTGAGCGAAGACGAGCTCCGACAGGTGCGCGGCAACCGCATCGCCATGATCTTCCAGGACCCTATGACCTCGCTGAATCCGGTGTTGACCATCGGCCAACAGATCGGCGAGGCGTTGCAGTTACACCTGGGGATGAGCAAGCAACAAGCACGCCAGCGCTCCATCGAGCTGTTGGAGATGGTCGGTATCCCCGATGCGGCCAAGCGGATTGACGATTACCCGCATCAGTTCTCGGGCGGCATGCGCCAGCGCGTCATGATCGCAATGGGCCTCTCTTGTAACCCACAGCTTCTCATCGCAGATGAGCCCACTACAGCGCTCGACGTGACGATCCAGGCCCAGATCTTGGATTTAGTGAAGCGTCTGAAGAAAGAGATCGGCATGGCGATGATCTGGATTACACATGATCTGGGTGTGGTCGCCGGCCTGGCCGAGCGGGTAATCGTGATGTACGCCGGCTACATCGTAGAAGAGGCTGGTGTACACGATTTATATGCGGACCCGAGGCATCCCTACACGTTGGGATTGCTTCGCTCTATCCCGCGGCTGGATAAGGGACGACAGGCCAAGCTACAACCCATTGAGGGATTGCCCCCCGATCTAATCGACCCACCCAAGGGCTGCCCCTTCGCCCCACGCTGCTCGTATCGGATTGACCGATGTTGGGAGGAGAATCCCCCGCTGGAGACGGTGGCACGAGGCCATCGCGTGGCCTGTTGGGTGGACGTCAGGGGAGCGCGGAACTGA
- a CDS encoding site-2 protease family protein, translating into MKSSIRLFRVLGIEVGLDHSWFLVFALLTWMLASQVFPRANWRWTPGFTWTLATLTSLLFFTSVLVHEFSHSLAALATGVPVRRITLFIFGGIAELTREPSRALDEFLIAAAGPLASLILAAGFGVLWLIGHWLEVRSLTALGGWLGGINLSLAAFNLIPGFPLDGGRMFRAVIWGLTGNLARATRLAARLGQGVAYIFIFWGAWRVFRGGWMDGLWLAFIGWFLMSAATQSVQQVALRQLLAGFTARDVMTTDCPAVPPQLTLDVLVDQMIMPTGRRCFPVVEGDNLMGLVTLHRIKEAGRDRWPDTHVRDVMIPREEMVIARPDESLEVIFERMTSDGVNQMPVIDQQGRMIGLVARDHVLSFLRTRAELAA; encoded by the coding sequence ATGAAAAGCTCGATCCGATTATTCCGTGTGCTGGGAATAGAAGTCGGACTGGACCACTCATGGTTTCTGGTCTTCGCCCTGCTGACCTGGATGCTGGCCTCCCAGGTGTTTCCGAGGGCGAATTGGCGTTGGACCCCTGGTTTCACCTGGACGTTGGCCACCTTGACCAGTCTGCTCTTCTTCACCTCCGTCCTCGTCCACGAATTCAGCCACAGCCTGGCCGCTCTAGCCACCGGAGTCCCCGTCCGGCGGATTACCCTCTTCATTTTCGGCGGGATCGCCGAACTCACCCGTGAGCCGAGCCGCGCCCTAGATGAGTTCCTGATCGCGGCCGCAGGTCCTCTAGCTTCGCTGATCTTAGCAGCCGGCTTTGGCGTGCTCTGGCTGATCGGGCATTGGCTGGAGGTGCGCTCATTGACGGCCTTGGGTGGATGGCTGGGAGGGATCAACCTGTCACTGGCGGCCTTTAACCTCATCCCGGGCTTTCCCTTAGATGGTGGGCGCATGTTCCGGGCGGTGATCTGGGGCCTCACCGGCAACTTGGCCCGCGCGACCCGCCTCGCCGCGCGCCTGGGACAAGGAGTGGCTTACATCTTCATCTTTTGGGGGGCCTGGCGTGTCTTCCGCGGTGGATGGATGGATGGACTATGGCTCGCTTTTATTGGCTGGTTCCTAATGAGCGCGGCTACCCAAAGCGTTCAGCAGGTGGCCTTGCGGCAACTGCTGGCCGGCTTCACCGCTCGCGATGTGATGACCACCGATTGCCCGGCTGTGCCGCCACAGTTGACCTTGGATGTGCTGGTGGATCAAATGATCATGCCCACCGGGCGCCGATGCTTCCCGGTCGTCGAGGGCGATAACCTTATGGGATTGGTGACATTGCACCGTATCAAAGAAGCTGGCCGTGACCGGTGGCCTGATACGCATGTCCGCGATGTGATGATCCCGCGCGAGGAGATGGTCATCGCTCGCCCGGACGAGTCACTGGAAGTGATCTTCGAGCGCATGACCAGCGACGGAGTCAATCAGATGCCTGTGATAGATCAGCAGGGGCGTATGATTGGCCTAGTGGCTCGCGATCACGTGCTCTCCTTCTTGCGCACGCGGGCCGAGCTGGCCGCGTAA
- a CDS encoding NUDIX hydrolase → MPPVRKISTSRREYPDRPLVGVGAVVVREDGCVLLVQRRQPPRSGEWSLPGGLVELGERLDEAVQREVREECGIEVQVGPLVGVFQPIERDATGAVRFHYVVLDYLACYAGGTICTSSDAGDAVWVSPDQLDRYQLRPETTEMIRRALAIYQSSDAFTALEC, encoded by the coding sequence ATGCCACCGGTGAGGAAGATTTCGACTTCGAGGCGTGAGTATCCGGACCGTCCGCTGGTGGGCGTGGGGGCTGTCGTCGTGCGCGAGGACGGCTGTGTGCTATTGGTGCAACGCAGGCAACCGCCGCGGTCTGGGGAATGGTCGCTGCCGGGCGGGCTAGTAGAGCTGGGAGAGCGGCTTGATGAGGCGGTGCAGCGGGAAGTGCGCGAGGAGTGTGGCATTGAAGTGCAAGTGGGACCATTGGTGGGGGTCTTTCAACCCATTGAGCGCGATGCAACAGGAGCAGTCCGTTTTCACTATGTAGTGCTCGATTACTTAGCCTGCTACGCCGGGGGTACAATTTGTACTTCCTCAGATGCAGGTGACGCCGTCTGGGTGTCGCCGGATCAACTCGATCGGTATCAACTTCGGCCGGAGACAACGGAGATGATCCGTCGCGCCCTGGCCATCTACCAGAGCTCTGACGCCTTCACAGCCTTGGAATGTTAA
- a CDS encoding NAD(P)H-binding protein, producing the protein MRILVLGATGFIGGQIARVAVEAGYEVRAFCRPHSQRWALQGLQVEPVIGDLEAPASLVTAMKGCQAVIHAAGYYPSGPAPRARHVERARRQIRHVLDAARQAGIRRLIYTSSISTIGPIRAGHLGSEQDFYWPGQMAHPYWDCKWVQEQAVLSADGLETITLIPGAVFGPGDVKPTTGTALLAMARLGTRVTLTGRINVVDVRDVAQAHVAALTRGHPGERYLLGGHNVTVQEFVAEAARVLGRPGPVVALPMELIGWPLCWMARLAMRAGLPGSVSLAYLLEAIQAGQWVDSTKAQQELGFRLRPLAETLADAVAWFRAHGAFDRPLRSLAMMKAKDG; encoded by the coding sequence ATGCGAATCCTGGTCCTGGGTGCGACGGGGTTCATCGGTGGGCAGATCGCGCGCGTGGCCGTCGAGGCTGGCTATGAGGTGCGCGCCTTCTGTCGCCCGCATAGCCAACGATGGGCTCTTCAGGGCCTTCAGGTAGAGCCTGTCATCGGCGATCTCGAGGCGCCGGCCTCGCTGGTGACGGCCATGAAGGGCTGTCAGGCTGTCATCCACGCGGCGGGCTACTATCCTTCCGGCCCAGCACCTCGCGCGCGGCACGTGGAGCGCGCTCGTCGCCAGATCCGCCATGTGCTCGACGCGGCCCGCCAGGCCGGGATCCGCCGTCTGATCTATACCAGCTCGATCAGCACCATAGGCCCCATTCGGGCAGGCCATCTGGGCTCCGAGCAGGATTTCTACTGGCCAGGGCAGATGGCTCATCCGTATTGGGATTGTAAATGGGTACAGGAGCAGGCTGTCCTGTCTGCCGATGGGCTTGAGACCATCACCCTGATCCCCGGTGCCGTCTTCGGACCTGGGGATGTGAAGCCGACCACGGGGACGGCACTACTCGCGATGGCGCGTCTAGGCACGCGGGTGACGCTGACAGGGCGGATCAACGTAGTGGATGTGCGCGATGTGGCTCAAGCGCACGTCGCCGCACTCACCCGCGGCCATCCTGGCGAGCGCTACCTGCTCGGTGGACACAATGTCACGGTGCAGGAGTTCGTCGCAGAAGCCGCGCGCGTCTTGGGCCGCCCGGGTCCGGTCGTGGCATTGCCCATGGAGCTGATAGGGTGGCCTCTCTGCTGGATGGCCAGACTGGCGATGCGAGCGGGCTTGCCGGGGAGCGTCTCTTTGGCTTATCTGTTGGAGGCGATCCAGGCTGGCCAGTGGGTGGACAGCACGAAGGCCCAGCAGGAACTGGGATTCCGGCTCCGCCCGTTAGCCGAGACCCTGGCTGACGCAGTGGCCTGGTTTCGGGCGCACGGCGCCTTCGATCGCCCGCTGCGCAGCTTAGCCATGATGAAGGCGAAGGACGGGTGA
- a CDS encoding HAD family hydrolase: MNASQHAGIQAVFFDFGDTLTTLQCSWQEVMTEGAVRMAQWLRVQGLSLPADFAEQWLAARRFAAQKARQEQEEHTADDTLAFLLQFHGHGKLGRDLIQQAVDVFFAPEREQRVLLPGARETLATLHERGYRLGVISNATSDHLIQGEIDRLGLRPYLALVLTSAAVTWRKPRPEIFQLALARLDVLGYEAVMVGDSLEMDVKGAQDAQMWAIWADIVPNPENDPWRGSVVPDAIIHELPEVVPIIEKWSAEWGWSYATGEEDFDFEA, from the coding sequence GTGAACGCATCACAACATGCAGGGATACAGGCGGTGTTTTTCGACTTTGGTGACACGCTAACGACCCTGCAATGCTCATGGCAGGAAGTGATGACAGAAGGCGCGGTGCGCATGGCGCAATGGCTACGGGTACAAGGGCTGTCGCTGCCCGCCGACTTCGCCGAGCAATGGCTGGCAGCACGCCGCTTCGCCGCCCAGAAGGCCCGCCAGGAGCAGGAGGAGCACACCGCGGACGACACACTGGCCTTTCTGCTTCAGTTTCACGGCCACGGGAAGCTCGGCCGAGATTTAATTCAGCAGGCTGTGGACGTCTTCTTCGCGCCGGAGCGGGAACAGCGCGTGCTTCTCCCGGGCGCGCGCGAGACTCTGGCAACGCTGCATGAGCGGGGATATCGGCTCGGGGTGATCTCCAATGCCACCAGCGATCACCTAATCCAGGGCGAGATTGATCGGTTGGGCCTGCGGCCATATTTGGCGCTGGTGCTCACTTCGGCGGCGGTGACATGGCGCAAGCCACGTCCGGAGATCTTCCAACTTGCGCTGGCGCGGTTAGATGTGCTTGGCTACGAGGCGGTCATGGTAGGCGACAGCCTAGAGATGGACGTCAAAGGGGCTCAAGACGCCCAGATGTGGGCAATCTGGGCGGATATCGTTCCGAACCCCGAAAACGATCCCTGGCGGGGTTCAGTGGTGCCGGACGCGATCATTCATGAGCTGCCAGAGGTGGTCCCCATCATTGAGAAATGGTCGGCCGAGTGGGGGTGGTCCTATGCCACCGGTGAGGAAGATTTCGACTTCGAGGCGTGA
- the pfkB gene encoding 1-phosphofructokinase, with protein MIVTVTLNPSLDKTLRVTRLNRGELNRAQVVRMDVGGKGFNVSRALLALGMPSLAIGVMAGGTGQALAHGLTALGIEADLIWVEGETRSNITLLEADNGVYTKINEPGPTLSAEAVQEIMHRVEQRARPGDLWVFCGSLPPGAPADLYACLIQRVQGAGALAALDTSGAPLCAAVTALPFLLKPNVPEAEELMGCALPTLADQVAAVRSLQARGIRLVALTRGQEGALLADGAAVLAVKPPLIASGSPVGAGDAFLAGLVYAWSQGADLADMARWAAACGAAAAAQEGTGVGQRAEVEALFAQTCVEKL; from the coding sequence ATGATCGTCACCGTTACGCTCAATCCATCGTTGGACAAGACGTTGCGGGTCACGCGCCTGAACCGAGGTGAGCTGAACCGCGCCCAGGTGGTGCGAATGGATGTAGGGGGTAAGGGGTTCAACGTCTCCCGAGCCTTGCTGGCGCTGGGCATGCCCAGCCTGGCTATTGGGGTGATGGCCGGGGGCACCGGCCAGGCCCTCGCACACGGCCTGACGGCATTGGGCATCGAGGCCGATCTGATCTGGGTGGAGGGTGAGACGCGCTCGAATATCACTTTGCTCGAAGCAGACAATGGCGTATATACCAAGATCAACGAGCCCGGCCCCACCCTTTCCGCCGAGGCCGTGCAGGAGATCATGCATCGGGTGGAACAGCGAGCGCGCCCGGGCGATCTCTGGGTCTTCTGCGGCAGCTTGCCCCCTGGTGCCCCGGCCGACCTGTACGCTTGTCTCATTCAGCGCGTGCAGGGCGCTGGTGCACTGGCCGCTCTGGACACCAGCGGTGCCCCACTGTGCGCGGCCGTGACAGCTCTTCCGTTCCTGCTCAAACCGAATGTGCCCGAGGCGGAAGAGCTCATGGGCTGTGCTTTGCCCACCCTAGCTGATCAAGTGGCCGCTGTGAGGTCGTTACAAGCGCGAGGCATCCGGCTGGTGGCGCTCACGCGAGGCCAGGAAGGAGCACTGCTGGCCGACGGCGCAGCGGTACTCGCCGTGAAGCCGCCACTGATCGCGTCGGGTAGCCCTGTCGGAGCGGGGGACGCCTTCCTGGCCGGCCTGGTCTACGCCTGGTCACAGGGCGCCGACCTGGCCGACATGGCCCGTTGGGCGGCTGCTTGCGGGGCCGCAGCGGCTGCTCAAGAGGGAACCGGGGTAGGCCAGCGCGCCGAGGTCGAGGCGCTGTTCGCTCAGACATGCGTGGAGAAACTATAG
- a CDS encoding dipeptide ABC transporter ATP-binding protein: MAETKSFARNGDLLLKVEGLKMHFPITQGIILQRRVGSIKAVDGIDFYIRRGETLGLVGESGCGKSTTGRAILQLYRPTAGHVYFEGVDLTQLKGEQLRRQRRKMQMIFQDPYASLNPRMTVGNIIGEPLEVHNIARGKEKRERVMELLQVVGLNPYFINRYPHEFSGGQRQRIGIARALAVNPDFIVCDEPISALDVSIQAQIINLLEELQEQFGLTYLFIAHDLSVVRHISDRVAVMYLGKIVEMTDRDTLYTNPLHPYTQALLSAVPIPDPVVEAKRQRIILEGDVPSPANPPKGCRFCTRCPRVMDICREQEPEFKDVGNEHYVACFLY, translated from the coding sequence ATGGCTGAGACGAAATCTTTTGCCCGCAACGGCGATTTGCTGCTGAAGGTCGAAGGGCTGAAAATGCACTTCCCCATCACCCAGGGCATCATCCTACAGCGCCGGGTGGGAAGTATCAAGGCGGTGGATGGGATCGACTTCTACATCCGGCGCGGCGAGACCCTGGGACTTGTAGGGGAATCCGGCTGCGGTAAGTCCACAACAGGGCGCGCCATCTTGCAATTGTATCGGCCCACGGCCGGGCACGTCTACTTTGAAGGAGTGGATCTGACTCAGTTGAAGGGCGAGCAGCTCCGTCGGCAACGCCGCAAGATGCAGATGATCTTCCAGGACCCATATGCGTCGCTGAACCCACGCATGACCGTTGGCAACATCATTGGAGAGCCGCTGGAGGTGCACAACATCGCCCGCGGCAAGGAAAAGCGAGAGCGGGTGATGGAGCTTTTGCAGGTGGTCGGCCTAAACCCCTATTTCATCAATCGTTATCCTCACGAGTTCTCCGGCGGCCAGCGTCAGCGCATCGGGATCGCTCGGGCCCTGGCGGTGAATCCGGATTTCATCGTGTGCGATGAGCCCATCTCCGCCTTGGATGTTTCGATCCAGGCGCAGATCATCAACTTGTTGGAGGAGTTGCAGGAGCAATTCGGCCTGACCTATCTCTTCATCGCGCACGATCTGTCGGTGGTTCGCCATATCTCGGACCGGGTCGCCGTGATGTATCTGGGCAAGATCGTCGAGATGACGGATCGGGATACCCTTTACACCAATCCTTTACATCCCTATACGCAGGCTCTGCTATCGGCCGTGCCGATTCCGGACCCGGTGGTGGAGGCGAAGCGGCAGCGCATCATCTTGGAAGGAGATGTGCCCAGCCCGGCGAACCCGCCGAAGGGGTGTCGCTTCTGCACGCGCTGCCCGCGAGTGATGGATATCTGCCGCGAGCAGGAGCCGGAGTTTAAGGATGTCGGTAACGAGCACTATGTGGCGTGTTTTCTTTATTGA
- a CDS encoding NAD-dependent epimerase/dehydratase family protein: MRALVTGATGFVGANLVAALLAQGHRVRILRRPTSRLNALAGLEYEEAIGDILDLDSLRRAMSGCDWVFHAAGAADYWRSKPDRLYQVNVLGTRHVMAAALEVGVKRVVHTSSVAALGVPPNGQIGDESMTFNLPPQAFRYGHSKHLAELEVLAAIRRGLPAIIVNPCVILGPRDVNLISGSLVREVYRRWIPFAVPGGMNLVDVEAVAAGHIAAAERGRVGERYILGGVNLTHWETLCLIARVVGQRPPIGVLPAPLILLLAALLGLMERIGLRPLPTSAEQLRLSTRYFYFSSAKATRELGLPPTVPEEVINKTFQWYCEHSLL; this comes from the coding sequence ATGCGCGCACTAGTAACGGGCGCTACGGGCTTCGTCGGCGCGAATCTGGTAGCGGCGCTTTTGGCTCAGGGACACCGGGTGCGCATCCTGCGTCGGCCCACGTCCCGGCTGAACGCGCTCGCTGGCCTGGAGTACGAAGAGGCCATCGGAGATATCCTGGATCTAGATTCGCTGCGTCGAGCGATGTCTGGCTGTGATTGGGTCTTCCATGCCGCCGGCGCAGCCGACTACTGGCGATCGAAGCCAGATCGGTTATATCAGGTTAACGTGCTCGGCACGCGGCATGTGATGGCGGCCGCGTTGGAAGTCGGCGTCAAGCGCGTGGTGCACACCTCTTCGGTGGCGGCACTGGGGGTTCCCCCAAATGGCCAGATCGGCGATGAGTCCATGACGTTCAACCTACCGCCCCAGGCCTTTCGCTATGGGCACAGCAAGCATCTGGCCGAACTGGAGGTGCTGGCCGCTATCCGGCGAGGATTGCCTGCTATCATCGTGAACCCATGCGTGATCCTGGGCCCGCGGGATGTCAACCTGATCTCCGGCTCGCTAGTGCGGGAGGTGTACCGCCGATGGATCCCTTTCGCCGTGCCAGGCGGGATGAACCTAGTGGACGTGGAAGCTGTGGCAGCCGGGCATATTGCGGCCGCAGAGCGCGGCCGCGTGGGCGAGCGATATATCCTGGGCGGCGTAAACCTAACGCATTGGGAGACCCTTTGCCTGATAGCTAGAGTTGTTGGACAGCGGCCGCCGATTGGGGTGCTGCCGGCGCCGTTGATCCTCTTACTAGCTGCCCTGCTCGGCCTGATGGAGAGGATTGGGCTGCGGCCGCTCCCGACGAGCGCTGAGCAGCTCCGCCTCTCCACCCGTTATTTTTACTTTAGCAGCGCCAAGGCCACACGTGAGCTGGGCCTGCCGCCAACGGTACCGGAAGAGGTCATCAATAAGACGTTTCAGTGGTATTGCGAGCACAGCCTTTTGTGA
- a CDS encoding peptide ABC transporter substrate-binding protein: protein MMHKRWTMVAAVLVVASLILTACPSPTPEVVKEVVKETVVVEKEVVKEVVVTPTPVPRKVLRLNMGPGDIPTIDPALSTDTSSVQIVELTTVGLTRQNEETTAIEPGMATSWDISEDGLTYTFYIREGVPWVKYDATKDQVVQVLDCNGNPRIVNAYDFQYGILRTLDPKTASDYAYVLAFAIQGADLYNSGEITDTAQVGVTVVDTYTLQITFKEPAAYNANIAGMWVAHAQPKWLIEGDECTEARGDRWTETGFFQGYGPYTLKEWIHDASITLIKNPFWPGIDSVPQAKIEEITWSMLDEVPAFAEYEAGNLDSAAVPLADIDRVKADPVLSQELKIAPVLCTYYYGFNTKAPVVDDVRVRRALSMAIDRQSLIDNVLKGGQEPAQWFSRPGLAGAPTMETHPDLGVKYNPEEAKKLLDEYLQEKGLTADQLDLTLMFNTASAHQKIAEAIQQMWKDVLGINVKLTNQEWKVYLETIRSPEATPQIWRLGWCQDYPDANNFVREVFSKGGSANPREGGGVNWENPKFEELVVQAAREQDPAKRVELYAQAEQILVWEDAVIAPIYWYTRVTVTKPYVQRTYSVLGGLEHIEKWDIVQ from the coding sequence ATGATGCACAAGAGATGGACTATGGTAGCCGCCGTGCTCGTCGTCGCGAGCTTGATATTAACGGCCTGCCCTTCGCCGACTCCCGAGGTGGTCAAAGAGGTGGTGAAGGAGACCGTGGTCGTCGAGAAGGAAGTGGTGAAAGAGGTGGTGGTAACGCCGACCCCGGTGCCCAGGAAGGTCTTGCGGCTGAACATGGGCCCTGGTGATATCCCGACGATTGATCCAGCGCTTTCCACCGATACTTCGTCCGTACAGATCGTCGAACTGACCACGGTCGGCCTGACCCGCCAGAACGAGGAGACCACCGCTATCGAGCCCGGCATGGCTACCTCTTGGGATATCTCCGAGGATGGCCTGACCTATACCTTCTATATCCGCGAGGGCGTGCCCTGGGTCAAGTACGATGCGACAAAGGATCAGGTGGTGCAGGTGCTTGACTGCAACGGCAACCCGCGTATCGTCAACGCTTATGACTTCCAATATGGCATCCTGCGTACTCTGGATCCGAAAACCGCCTCTGACTACGCCTACGTCTTGGCCTTCGCCATCCAAGGCGCTGATCTATACAACAGCGGCGAAATCACCGATACGGCCCAAGTGGGCGTTACGGTAGTGGACACCTACACACTGCAAATCACCTTTAAGGAGCCTGCGGCTTACAACGCCAACATCGCCGGCATGTGGGTGGCTCACGCCCAGCCCAAGTGGCTGATCGAGGGAGACGAGTGCACTGAGGCGCGCGGCGATCGCTGGACGGAGACCGGCTTCTTCCAGGGATATGGCCCGTACACGCTAAAAGAGTGGATCCATGACGCCAGTATCACCTTAATCAAGAATCCCTTCTGGCCTGGTATTGACAGCGTGCCGCAGGCCAAGATTGAAGAGATCACCTGGAGCATGCTGGACGAGGTCCCTGCCTTCGCCGAATATGAGGCGGGCAACCTAGACTCGGCGGCTGTGCCGCTGGCTGACATAGACCGCGTCAAGGCTGATCCGGTGCTCTCCCAGGAGCTGAAGATTGCCCCGGTGCTGTGCACCTATTACTATGGCTTCAATACCAAGGCGCCTGTGGTAGATGACGTGCGTGTGCGCCGCGCGCTGTCTATGGCCATTGATCGCCAGAGCCTGATTGATAACGTCCTCAAGGGTGGCCAAGAGCCGGCCCAGTGGTTCTCGCGGCCGGGCCTAGCTGGTGCACCGACCATGGAGACCCATCCCGATCTGGGCGTGAAGTACAATCCCGAGGAGGCTAAGAAGCTCCTGGATGAGTACCTACAAGAGAAGGGGTTGACGGCAGACCAGTTGGACCTCACCTTGATGTTCAACACGGCTTCCGCACATCAGAAGATCGCCGAAGCCATTCAACAGATGTGGAAGGATGTGCTGGGCATCAACGTAAAGCTGACCAACCAGGAATGGAAAGTCTATCTGGAGACGATTCGCAGTCCAGAGGCCACTCCGCAGATTTGGCGGCTGGGTTGGTGCCAAGACTATCCGGATGCCAACAACTTCGTCCGCGAGGTCTTCTCCAAGGGTGGCTCGGCGAATCCGCGAGAAGGCGGCGGCGTGAATTGGGAGAATCCTAAGTTCGAGGAGCTAGTAGTACAGGCTGCCAGGGAGCAAGACCCGGCCAAGCGAGTGGAGCTCTACGCCCAGGCTGAACAGATCCTGGTCTGGGAGGACGCGGTGATCGCTCCCATCTACTGGTACACTCGTGTCACCGTGACGAAGCCGTACGTGCAGCGCACCTACTCGGTGCTCGGCGGCCTCGAGCACATCGAGAAGTGGGATATCGTCCAGTAG
- a CDS encoding mannitol-1-phosphate 5-dehydrogenase, with translation MSESKGKALIFGAGNVGRGFLGHLLHLSGYALTFADIDQALLQAIHERQGYTLRLADRDRVEDVWIAPVCVVHAEDKAAIAQAIVAADIAVTAVGARALPVLAPLLAAGLAQRARERPDAPLNIILCENLRDAHRVFRNLIRQNLPPDLHGYLDQRVGLVMSVIARMVTTPPAEARAADPTLVIAEPYRRLPVDRHGFVGPIPAIVGLEPRDRFNAWVDWKLYIHNAGHAVLAYLGYRRGHHYGYQALEDPQVGPWSAQAMRESARALVVEHGFDPAQLEADVQDLLRRFANRALADPISRLARDPLRKLAPTDRLVGAATLCLRHGIVPDALSWGIAAGLAFDDPADPSAVELQRRLKVDGLDRVLAEVCGLDPAGELAGWVRARYRRLCAGEIPLPQGEGTAELA, from the coding sequence ATGAGCGAATCAAAGGGGAAAGCTCTTATTTTCGGAGCCGGGAACGTCGGCCGCGGCTTTCTTGGACACCTCCTCCACCTGTCGGGTTACGCGCTGACGTTCGCCGATATTGACCAGGCGCTGTTGCAAGCGATCCATGAGCGCCAGGGATATACGCTGCGCCTGGCTGATCGTGATCGCGTGGAAGATGTATGGATCGCTCCTGTGTGCGTGGTTCACGCGGAGGATAAGGCAGCTATCGCCCAGGCGATCGTCGCGGCTGACATCGCCGTGACAGCCGTGGGCGCGCGAGCGTTGCCTGTCCTGGCACCATTGCTGGCGGCTGGCTTAGCCCAACGCGCCCGCGAACGGCCCGACGCGCCGCTCAACATCATCCTCTGCGAGAACCTACGGGATGCCCATCGTGTCTTTCGCAACCTCATTCGTCAGAACCTGCCCCCGGACCTGCACGGGTATCTCGACCAGCGCGTTGGCCTGGTTATGAGCGTCATCGCCCGTATGGTGACAACACCTCCAGCCGAGGCGCGCGCGGCCGATCCCACCCTCGTCATCGCCGAGCCTTACCGGCGCCTGCCCGTGGACCGCCACGGCTTTGTAGGCCCCATCCCTGCCATTGTAGGTTTAGAGCCGCGCGATCGCTTTAATGCCTGGGTGGACTGGAAACTATATATTCACAATGCTGGTCATGCAGTGCTCGCCTACCTGGGCTATCGCCGGGGACACCATTATGGCTATCAGGCGCTGGAGGATCCCCAGGTAGGCCCTTGGTCGGCACAGGCTATGCGCGAGTCAGCGCGAGCGCTGGTGGTCGAGCACGGGTTCGACCCGGCCCAGCTGGAGGCTGATGTGCAGGACCTATTGCGACGTTTTGCCAACCGCGCGCTGGCCGATCCGATCTCCCGTTTAGCGCGAGATCCTCTACGCAAGCTAGCCCCGACCGATCGCTTGGTGGGGGCGGCGACTCTGTGCCTGCGCCATGGCATCGTTCCTGATGCGCTGAGCTGGGGGATCGCTGCAGGGTTGGCCTTCGACGACCCGGCCGATCCCAGCGCGGTGGAGCTGCAAAGGCGCCTGAAAGTGGACGGCCTGGATCGCGTGCTGGCTGAGGTGTGCGGCCTCGATCCTGCTGGCGAACTGGCCGGATGGGTGCGGGCCCGGTACCGTCGCCTGTGCGCAGGCGAAATACCCTTGCCCCAGGGAGAGGGGACGGCAGAACTCGCATGA